A section of the Chryseobacterium scophthalmum genome encodes:
- a CDS encoding aspartyl protease family protein — translation MMKYKIFYAFALLLFPLFFNAITIPFEYIDGKIIINVDIKNKKHNFIFDTGALTIISSELKGSLNEKKSNVIFEGTDANNSKSRMDLFSTNELKIDDLKFKNIDFSFADISWMDSRACKKISGIFGANMMNNKVWRIDFKLKTIIVSDKIIESSAQSISIPFSEENFTHVPTINVNIRKQNFNVFFDTGAGSGFTLDPRSYQLVKDNNFLVFEGLLSQSLSSISKGERQLDVMEVEVDNKILGDQIVDTSSDSRNLVGTRFMENFLIDLDFVNKKVILNPIGKTAEYNSFGIAFSPVENHLVIVNKLKISQLSELNVADKIIKVNNIDVSKINAEKFCEIKKLIDNSSEITIQNESGKEFKLEKKNILQYLN, via the coding sequence ATGATGAAATACAAGATTTTTTATGCTTTTGCGTTATTGTTATTTCCATTGTTTTTTAACGCAATAACAATTCCTTTTGAATATATTGATGGAAAAATAATCATCAATGTTGACATTAAAAATAAGAAACATAATTTTATTTTTGATACCGGTGCTTTAACGATTATTTCTTCTGAACTAAAAGGTTCGTTGAACGAAAAGAAGAGCAACGTCATATTTGAAGGTACAGATGCCAATAATTCTAAATCAAGGATGGATCTTTTCTCAACCAACGAGTTGAAAATTGATGATCTTAAATTTAAAAATATAGACTTTTCATTTGCAGATATCAGTTGGATGGATTCTCGTGCGTGCAAGAAAATCAGTGGAATTTTCGGAGCGAATATGATGAACAATAAAGTTTGGCGAATTGATTTTAAGCTTAAAACAATTATTGTTTCAGATAAAATAATAGAAAGTTCTGCTCAATCAATATCGATCCCATTTTCCGAAGAAAATTTCACTCATGTTCCTACAATCAATGTCAATATAAGAAAGCAGAATTTCAATGTGTTTTTCGATACAGGAGCGGGTTCTGGTTTTACACTCGATCCAAGATCTTATCAATTAGTAAAAGACAATAATTTCCTGGTTTTTGAAGGACTTTTATCACAATCGTTAAGCAGCATTAGTAAAGGCGAAAGACAGCTTGATGTGATGGAAGTTGAGGTTGATAATAAAATTTTGGGAGATCAGATTGTTGACACGAGTTCAGATTCGAGAAATTTGGTGGGAACAAGATTTATGGAGAATTTTCTCATCGATTTAGATTTCGTCAACAAAAAAGTCATTCTCAATCCAATAGGAAAAACCGCGGAATATAATAGCTTCGGAATTGCTTTTTCTCCTGTAGAAAACCACTTGGTCATCGTTAATAAACTAAAAATTTCTCAGTTGTCAGAATTAAATGTAGCAGATAAAATTATTAAAGTAAATAATATCGATGTTTCAAAAATCAATGCTGAAAAATTTTGTGAGATTAAAAAGCTTATTGATAACAGTTCTGAAATTACTATTCAAAATGAATCTGGAAAAGAATTTAAACTCGAGAAGAAAAATATTTTACAGTATTTAAATTAA
- a CDS encoding cysteine desulfurase — protein MFDIQEIRSQFSILNQEVNGKPLVYLDNAATSQKPNSVLEVWNQYYTELNANVHRGIHTLSQLATEEMELSRRKIQKFINAKHDFEVIFTKGTTEGLNLISYILTQKLKKDDEIIVSYLEHHSNIVPWQLLCERTGAKLRVIPIDENGILQLDYLDEFLNEKTKVVSVNQVSNALGIVNPVEEIIAKTRANSDAYIVIDGAQSAPHFTIDVQKLDCDFFVFSGHKMYAPMGTGILYGKQEILEDLPPFHGGGEMIAVCSFDATTYAGLPFKYEAGTPNVGGNIALGAAIDFIKKIGQENIQTHENALLEYAQRQLLEIGGLKVYGEKAHRTGVVSFNLEGIGISSDVGMILDKMGVAVRTGHHCTQPIMDFFNVAGTVRASFAVYNTFNEIDLLVEGVKKAKRMLS, from the coding sequence ATGTTTGACATTCAGGAAATCAGAAGTCAGTTTTCTATATTAAATCAGGAGGTGAACGGTAAACCATTGGTTTATTTAGATAATGCAGCAACGTCTCAGAAACCCAACTCAGTACTTGAGGTTTGGAATCAGTATTATACAGAACTCAATGCTAATGTACATCGCGGAATTCATACATTGAGCCAATTAGCAACCGAAGAAATGGAGCTTTCCAGAAGAAAAATCCAGAAATTTATCAATGCTAAACATGATTTTGAAGTCATCTTCACCAAAGGAACAACCGAGGGTTTGAACCTTATCTCTTATATTTTAACTCAAAAGTTAAAGAAAGATGACGAGATCATTGTCTCTTATCTTGAGCATCATTCGAATATCGTTCCTTGGCAATTGCTTTGTGAAAGAACGGGTGCGAAACTTCGCGTTATCCCAATTGATGAAAATGGAATTCTTCAGCTTGATTATTTAGACGAATTTTTAAACGAAAAAACAAAGGTAGTATCTGTTAATCAAGTTTCCAATGCTTTGGGAATTGTAAATCCTGTTGAAGAAATTATTGCTAAAACAAGAGCGAACTCAGATGCTTACATTGTTATTGACGGTGCTCAGTCGGCTCCTCATTTTACAATTGATGTGCAGAAGTTAGACTGCGATTTTTTTGTGTTTTCAGGGCATAAAATGTACGCTCCGATGGGAACGGGAATATTGTACGGAAAACAGGAGATTCTTGAAGATCTGCCGCCTTTCCACGGTGGAGGTGAAATGATCGCGGTATGTTCGTTCGACGCAACAACATATGCAGGTTTGCCTTTTAAATATGAAGCAGGAACTCCAAATGTAGGAGGAAATATTGCTTTGGGAGCCGCTATTGATTTCATTAAAAAAATAGGTCAGGAAAATATCCAAACTCATGAAAATGCTTTGTTGGAATATGCACAAAGACAACTTTTGGAGATTGGAGGCCTAAAAGTATATGGAGAAAAAGCTCACAGAACGGGCGTAGTTTCATTTAATTTAGAAGGAATTGGTATTTCTTCGGATGTAGGAATGATTCTCGATAAAATGGGAGTTGCGGTAAGAACCGGACATCATTGTACGCAACCGATTATGGATTTCTTTAATGTTGCCGGAACCGTAAGAGCAAGTTTTGCGGTTTACAATACATTTAATGAGATCGATCTACTTGTAGAAGGGGTGAAAAAGGCAAAACGAATGCTTTCTTAA
- a CDS encoding 50S ribosomal protein L25/general stress protein Ctc, translating into MKSITIQGTKRESVGKKSTKALRDAELVPCVVYGGGEPLNFSATEKSFKGLVYTPEAHTVSIEVDGQVIPAVLQDIQFHPITDKIIHADFYRLSDDKPVIMEVPVRITGRSKGVVAGGVLRQTFRKLKVKAIPANLPDEIVVDITPLKIGNKLYVGTIKAEGYSFMHPDNAVVVAVKMSRNAAKGGAAAQDDDEDEEVATEEGAAPEAAEASAE; encoded by the coding sequence ATGAAATCAATTACAATTCAAGGTACAAAAAGAGAAAGCGTGGGCAAAAAGTCTACAAAAGCTTTACGTGATGCTGAATTAGTTCCTTGTGTTGTTTACGGAGGTGGTGAGCCATTGAATTTCTCTGCTACAGAGAAGTCATTCAAAGGTTTGGTATATACTCCTGAAGCACACACGGTATCTATTGAAGTTGACGGACAGGTAATTCCTGCAGTTCTTCAAGATATTCAGTTCCACCCAATTACAGACAAAATTATTCACGCAGACTTCTACAGATTATCTGACGATAAGCCGGTTATTATGGAAGTTCCTGTAAGAATTACAGGTCGTTCTAAAGGTGTTGTAGCTGGTGGTGTTTTACGTCAGACTTTCAGAAAGTTAAAAGTAAAAGCTATTCCTGCAAACTTGCCAGATGAGATCGTTGTAGATATTACTCCGCTTAAAATTGGTAACAAACTTTATGTAGGAACTATCAAAGCTGAAGGATATTCTTTCATGCACCCAGACAATGCAGTTGTTGTAGCTGTTAAAATGTCTAGAAATGCAGCGAAAGGTGGAGCGGCAGCTCAAGATGATGATGAGGATGAAGAAGTTGCAACTGAAGAAGGAGCAGCTCCAGAAGCAGCTGAAGCTTCAGCAGAATAA
- a CDS encoding ribose-phosphate pyrophosphokinase, whose amino-acid sequence MADQLSYLFSTRTSKDLAEKIAQHYGKELGKINFQEFSDGEFEPVLDESVRGGRVFLIGSTFPPADNLLELLLMIDAAKRASAKSITVVLPYFGLARQDRKDKPRAPIGAKLVANLLTAAGATRVMTMDLHADQIQGFFEIPVDHLYASTIFVDYIKNLKLDNLTIASPDMGGAKRAKNYAGHLGADVVIAYKERKKANVVEEMFLIGDVEGKNVILIDDMIDTAGTLCKAADILMEKGAKSVRAMATHGVLSGKAYDNIENSQLLEVIVTDSIPVKNGLSSKIKVLSCAPLFADVMKMVHEHQSISSKFVI is encoded by the coding sequence ATGGCCGATCAGTTAAGTTATCTATTTTCTACAAGAACCAGTAAGGATCTTGCAGAAAAAATTGCCCAGCATTATGGGAAAGAATTAGGAAAAATCAACTTTCAGGAGTTCAGCGACGGAGAATTCGAACCTGTTTTAGACGAATCTGTAAGAGGAGGAAGAGTTTTCCTAATCGGATCTACGTTTCCGCCGGCAGACAATCTTTTAGAATTGCTTCTAATGATTGATGCAGCAAAAAGAGCTTCTGCAAAAAGTATTACCGTAGTGCTTCCGTACTTTGGGCTTGCAAGACAAGACAGAAAAGACAAGCCAAGAGCGCCGATTGGTGCTAAATTGGTGGCAAACCTTTTAACTGCTGCAGGTGCAACTAGAGTAATGACTATGGATTTACACGCAGATCAGATTCAAGGATTCTTTGAAATTCCTGTGGATCATTTGTATGCTTCTACTATCTTTGTAGACTACATCAAGAATCTTAAGCTTGATAATCTTACGATTGCTTCTCCGGATATGGGAGGTGCAAAAAGAGCAAAAAACTATGCAGGTCACCTTGGTGCAGACGTAGTAATTGCCTATAAAGAAAGAAAAAAAGCAAACGTTGTAGAAGAAATGTTCCTTATCGGGGATGTTGAAGGTAAAAACGTTATTCTTATTGATGACATGATCGATACTGCAGGAACGCTTTGCAAAGCTGCCGATATCTTAATGGAAAAAGGAGCAAAATCTGTAAGAGCAATGGCTACTCACGGAGTGCTTTCTGGGAAGGCTTATGACAATATCGAGAACTCACAATTGTTGGAAGTTATTGTAACTGACTCAATTCCTGTGAAAAATGGTTTGTCATCTAAAATAAAAGTGCTATCTTGCGCCCCATTATTTGCAGATGTTATGAAGATGGTGCACGAGCATCAATCTATTAGCAGTAAGTTCGTTATCTAA
- a CDS encoding G-D-S-L family lipolytic protein — protein sequence MKKIIISTIAVSALFFTVSCNTDFDTDVEDIVVTKGEADFSKFISLGNSLTSGYRDGTLYSGGQAESFPSMIAGQMKLVGGGEFKQPLMPNNVGGFTNLPGFPGKLELKMVNGALSPVANAPEAALDNVAAGGPYQNMGVPGAKVAHLLAPGYGNAAGLSLGLANPYFVRFASSTTASVVGDALAQNPTFVSLWIGNNDVLGYATTGGDGTNPITPVDGAAGVGFNSTYTALINTVFPTGTTRKGVVANIPNVTSVPFFTRVPAMPLTNLTDTQVSQLNTAYATYNAGLAQAKSLGAINDAEYQKRLIKFTAGAVANGAVISDKDLTTVPGLPKYRQTTAKDYILLTASAVLTPQAGGGTSVPLEDKLVLTEAEAAKVLTATTAYNTTIRSLADSKGLAFVDMNAKMIELNSKSGISWNGVRYTATFVTGGTFSLDGVHLTGRGYAVVANEFIKSINKKYRSTLPQVDPNKYSGITFP from the coding sequence ATGAAAAAAATAATAATATCTACAATAGCTGTTTCTGCACTTTTTTTTACAGTAAGTTGTAATACAGATTTTGATACTGATGTAGAAGACATCGTTGTAACGAAAGGTGAAGCTGATTTCTCTAAATTTATTTCTTTAGGAAACTCTTTAACCTCAGGATACAGAGATGGTACATTATATTCTGGCGGACAAGCTGAATCTTTCCCAAGCATGATTGCTGGGCAAATGAAACTTGTCGGAGGAGGAGAATTTAAACAACCTCTTATGCCAAATAATGTTGGAGGTTTTACAAATTTGCCAGGTTTTCCGGGTAAGCTTGAACTTAAAATGGTTAATGGCGCATTAAGTCCGGTTGCGAATGCTCCTGAAGCAGCTCTAGATAATGTAGCAGCGGGAGGTCCTTACCAAAATATGGGAGTTCCAGGTGCAAAAGTTGCTCACTTACTAGCTCCGGGTTATGGTAATGCAGCAGGTCTTTCTTTAGGACTTGCAAATCCTTATTTTGTAAGGTTTGCTTCTTCTACGACGGCATCTGTTGTTGGTGATGCCTTAGCTCAGAATCCTACTTTTGTTTCTTTATGGATAGGAAATAATGATGTTTTAGGATATGCAACAACAGGTGGAGACGGAACAAATCCTATTACTCCGGTTGATGGAGCTGCGGGTGTAGGATTTAACAGTACCTATACTGCTTTAATCAATACAGTTTTCCCTACTGGGACTACAAGAAAAGGTGTAGTTGCCAATATTCCTAATGTAACAAGTGTGCCGTTCTTCACAAGAGTTCCGGCAATGCCTCTTACCAATCTTACAGATACACAGGTTTCTCAATTGAATACTGCATATGCTACTTATAATGCCGGTTTGGCACAGGCAAAATCTTTGGGAGCAATCAATGATGCAGAATATCAGAAAAGATTAATTAAGTTCACTGCAGGAGCTGTTGCTAACGGAGCTGTTATTTCGGATAAAGATTTAACTACTGTTCCTGGTTTACCAAAATATAGACAAACAACTGCAAAAGATTATATTTTATTAACAGCAAGTGCGGTGCTTACTCCTCAAGCGGGTGGAGGTACTTCTGTTCCTTTGGAAGATAAATTGGTTCTTACAGAAGCTGAAGCAGCAAAAGTTTTAACTGCTACAACTGCTTATAATACGACAATCAGATCTTTGGCAGATTCTAAAGGTTTAGCTTTTGTTGATATGAATGCTAAAATGATTGAATTAAATTCTAAATCAGGAATTTCTTGGAATGGAGTAAGGTATACAGCTACTTTTGTTACCGGAGGTACTTTCTCTTTAGATGGAGTTCACCTTACGGGAAGAGGGTATGCAGTGGTTGCGAATGAATTTATTAAGTCAATTAATAAAAAATACAGATCGACTTTACCACAGGTAGATCCGAATAAATATTCAGGAATTACATTTCCTTAA
- a CDS encoding OmpP1/FadL family transporter → MKKILISTALLAGVLSYAGGFRVSLQGVKQLAMAHTSAHAEDASVAFFNPAGMSFIPSKLSIVAGGFGASNKVTFQNLNTLQSTETDNPLGTPIYAAIAYKPIDKLSIGFSFSTPFGSTIQYPYDWEGREMVQKLELKSFYFQPMVSVKMADWVSFGASYIYARGSVNWDKAVTQFGGTVNINDEKASGHGYGFGFYFRPDPKFDMSIAYRSPVDMKAKKGTATFVAPAQTTVNTLLGLNGAGQDSFTATLPLVEEYTIGLTYRVTPKWQISADFNYHGWERYSRLTLDFANAPIGNQADPTILVAPKNFKNSKTVRLGTQYAFTNMIYGRLGAYYDESPYSDENFIPETPSFDSFVLTGGLGFKLNKFGVDVAGGYAMPQSRDVKNNYLGFYGQAKAKAFYFGLGLSYNAF, encoded by the coding sequence ATGAAAAAAATATTAATATCAACCGCTTTATTGGCTGGAGTTTTATCTTATGCAGGAGGCTTTAGAGTTTCTTTGCAAGGGGTAAAGCAATTGGCAATGGCACACACAAGTGCACATGCTGAAGATGCGAGTGTTGCATTCTTTAATCCGGCAGGTATGTCATTTATTCCTTCTAAACTAAGTATTGTTGCAGGAGGTTTTGGAGCAAGTAATAAAGTTACTTTTCAGAATTTAAATACTTTACAAAGTACAGAGACTGATAATCCGTTGGGTACACCAATTTATGCAGCGATTGCTTATAAGCCGATTGATAAATTATCGATTGGTTTCAGTTTTTCTACGCCTTTTGGTAGCACAATTCAGTACCCTTACGATTGGGAAGGAAGAGAAATGGTTCAGAAACTTGAGTTAAAAAGTTTCTATTTCCAGCCTATGGTTTCTGTGAAAATGGCTGACTGGGTTTCTTTCGGTGCGAGTTATATTTACGCAAGAGGATCGGTAAACTGGGATAAAGCAGTGACGCAATTTGGCGGAACGGTTAATATTAATGACGAGAAAGCAAGTGGTCACGGTTATGGTTTTGGTTTTTATTTCAGACCAGATCCAAAATTTGATATGAGTATCGCATACCGTTCACCTGTTGATATGAAAGCTAAAAAAGGAACGGCAACTTTCGTAGCTCCTGCACAAACTACCGTAAACACGCTTTTAGGATTGAACGGAGCGGGACAGGATAGTTTCACAGCAACTTTACCTCTTGTAGAAGAATATACAATTGGTTTAACATATAGAGTTACACCAAAATGGCAAATCTCTGCAGATTTCAACTACCATGGTTGGGAAAGATACAGTAGGCTGACTTTAGATTTTGCTAATGCGCCAATTGGAAATCAGGCAGATCCTACAATATTGGTTGCTCCAAAGAACTTTAAAAATTCTAAAACAGTAAGATTGGGAACTCAGTATGCATTCACTAATATGATTTATGGTCGTTTAGGTGCTTATTACGATGAGTCTCCTTATTCTGATGAAAACTTCATCCCGGAAACACCATCTTTTGACTCTTTTGTGTTGACAGGAGGTTTAGGTTTCAAGCTTAATAAATTCGGAGTTGATGTTGCAGGTGGTTATGCAATGCCACAAAGCAGAGATGTGAAAAATAATTACTTAGGTTTCTATGGTCAGGCAAAGGCTAAAGCATTCTATTTTGGTCTAGGTTTATCTTATAATGCTTTTTAA
- a CDS encoding PSP1 domain-containing protein: MSCGCKTSGDSAHSCGTKSANGCESVNTCGNSYKLSVFDWLSNVQNPASNRCDFVEVRFKNDRKLFYKNVNNIPLHIGSIVTVESSPGHDVGVVSLTGELVKIQMKKKRASEENPLKIYRLANQKDIEVWQEARKKEENVKIEARKISHRIGLEMKITDVEYQGDSSKVTFYYTADNRVDFRMLIKEFAGAFRTKIDMKQIGFRQEAAKVGGIGSCGRELCCSTWLTDFRSVNTNVARYQQLSINPQKLAGQCGKLKCCLNYELDSYLDALSHFPSSSTMIDTEKGRAFCIKIDVFKKKMWFAYVDSSMAWYDFDVDLVKKMISQNKRGEKTLPLEDLKQPEISIKTVDLIQENSVDRFEKKNRGFNKNRNQGNQNQNRPNNNQNQGPRKPRPENNEKPQDRADKGERTERPERQQRPEKNTRPNQNNNQRPQKPQQQKPQSEKPQLEKTEAVNNDVDKKPQNQQPKKKFKKKFPPKKDNNA; this comes from the coding sequence ATGAGTTGTGGATGTAAAACATCCGGCGATTCTGCACATTCTTGCGGAACAAAATCTGCGAATGGCTGTGAAAGTGTAAATACCTGCGGTAATAGTTATAAATTAAGTGTTTTCGATTGGCTGTCTAACGTACAAAACCCTGCATCAAACAGGTGTGATTTTGTAGAAGTTAGATTTAAAAATGACAGAAAATTATTTTATAAAAATGTAAATAATATTCCTTTACATATAGGTAGCATTGTAACAGTAGAATCTAGTCCGGGACATGATGTAGGCGTAGTAAGCCTCACTGGTGAATTAGTGAAAATTCAGATGAAGAAAAAAAGAGCTTCAGAAGAAAACCCACTTAAAATATATAGGCTGGCCAACCAAAAAGACATTGAAGTTTGGCAGGAAGCTAGAAAAAAAGAGGAAAATGTAAAAATTGAAGCCCGAAAAATTTCACACAGAATTGGTCTTGAAATGAAGATCACTGATGTGGAATACCAAGGCGACTCTTCTAAAGTAACATTCTACTACACCGCCGATAACCGAGTGGATTTCAGAATGTTGATCAAAGAATTTGCAGGAGCTTTCCGTACAAAAATCGACATGAAACAGATCGGTTTCAGACAGGAAGCTGCAAAAGTAGGCGGAATAGGATCTTGCGGAAGAGAATTGTGTTGCTCAACTTGGTTAACTGATTTCAGATCGGTAAACACCAATGTTGCAAGATATCAGCAATTGAGTATCAATCCTCAAAAACTGGCAGGACAATGTGGTAAGCTTAAATGTTGTCTAAACTATGAATTAGACAGCTATCTTGATGCATTAAGCCACTTCCCTTCTTCTTCAACCATGATTGATACCGAAAAAGGAAGAGCTTTCTGTATAAAAATTGATGTTTTCAAAAAGAAAATGTGGTTTGCTTACGTTGACAGCTCGATGGCGTGGTACGATTTCGACGTTGATTTGGTTAAAAAAATGATTTCACAAAATAAAAGAGGTGAAAAAACGTTACCTCTCGAAGATTTGAAACAACCTGAAATTTCTATTAAAACGGTAGATTTAATTCAGGAAAACAGTGTCGATCGTTTTGAGAAGAAAAACAGAGGTTTCAACAAAAACAGAAACCAAGGAAATCAGAATCAAAACAGGCCAAACAACAATCAAAATCAGGGGCCTAGAAAACCTAGACCTGAAAACAACGAAAAACCACAGGACAGAGCAGATAAAGGCGAAAGAACAGAAAGACCTGAACGCCAGCAAAGACCTGAAAAAAATACAAGGCCTAATCAAAATAATAATCAAAGGCCTCAAAAACCGCAACAGCAGAAACCACAATCGGAAAAACCGCAGTTGGAAAAAACTGAAGCAGTAAATAATGATGTTGATAAAAAACCACAGAATCAACAACCCAAAAAGAAGTTTAAAAAGAAATTTCCTCCAAAAAAAGATAATAATGCATAA
- a CDS encoding gliding motility lipoprotein GldH, which produces MHKISGLFLLVFLVSCNATGEDVIMNNVDNKWNKKTEQKFNLEISDPQNPKNLIFVVRNNNEYPYSNIRFIVNLTNPKTKTKQIDTLNYILAKPNGEWLGTGFGETKETLFQYKLNYKFPEKGNYEIAVAQAMRNDNLPGIEDLGIKVETAKP; this is translated from the coding sequence ATGCATAAAATTTCAGGACTTTTTCTCCTTGTTTTTTTGGTAAGCTGCAATGCTACCGGAGAAGACGTTATCATGAATAACGTTGATAATAAATGGAATAAGAAGACCGAACAAAAATTTAATCTTGAAATTTCGGATCCGCAAAATCCTAAAAATCTTATATTTGTTGTAAGGAACAACAATGAGTACCCTTACAGTAATATAAGATTTATTGTTAATCTTACCAACCCTAAAACCAAAACCAAACAGATTGATACGCTGAATTATATTTTAGCAAAACCAAACGGAGAATGGCTTGGAACAGGATTTGGAGAAACGAAAGAAACTTTGTTTCAGTATAAATTGAATTACAAATTCCCGGAAAAAGGCAATTATGAAATTGCAGTTGCTCAGGCAATGAGAAACGATAATCTTCCGGGGATTGAAGACTTAGGTATAAAAGTAGAAACGGCTAAACCGTAA